TTACAGGGATGCGTACCAGTGAGATTGATGGGCTTAAGTGGGACTGTATTAACTTTGATCGGCGTGAAATCAGTATCAGAGGGGCATTGGTAAACGGGGAGATGGGTCCGACTAAGACATTAGGCTCACAGCGCGATATTGCGATGTCACAACTGGTCTATGACGCCCTCCAAGAGCAGAAGGCAAGCACCTTTGGTAAGTCTGAGTTTGTGTTTTGCAATTCACAAGGCAATCCGATGGAGTACCGTAATGTGAATAGGCGGATATGGAAGCCCACCCTTGCCCTCCTCGGTCTGAAACATAGGCGTGCTTATCAAACTCGGCACACGGCAGCGACGCTTTGGTTAGCTGCTGGTGAAAATCCTGAGTGGATTGCTAGGCAGATGGGTCATAGCAGTACGGAGATGTTGTTTCGGGTCTACAGCCGCTATGTCCCTGATATTACCCGTCAAGATGGCTCAGCGATGGATAACTTACTACTTGCGAGTAAGGAGAAGTTAACAGGCGCATCGAATAGCTCTGGAGCTGAAACACTAATCACGAATGCACAAACTGACAAGGAGACGTCACAATGAAAATCATCAATTATGAGGAGCTGTTTGGTGAGTTTAAACCTGATGGTGCAATCAGTACAGATGCAAACCTTATTGCTAATGCATTGATGCGTGAGTTATATATTTCATCTGGTCATAACCTAGCACGCTTCTTAGGAGTGAAGCGGTGCTTTAACAATGACATGGCGATGCGTATATGGGTACAGAAGCGCTTAGATGCTCAAGACGGGTACTTTATAAAAGATATGAGCAGTCAGCTTCAAAGCGAGCTCTACGAGCTATTACCGCACTCTGATTATGGCAGCTATTGAGGAGAGTATGATGAGTGTCAAACTTCAACCCAATATGACGCAGAGTCCATATGATATCAAGATATGTGAGGATTACTGAGCATACGATAATAAAAGCGGCTTTATTAAACATGTGAAGACGCTTTGTGAGAAGTATGAGGTAAGTCCTCAGGTATTCTTTGAGACAGTTGCTCAGTGTTATGCCTACTTAGACGATGTTGTATGTGAATACTGCGGCTATGCTTGTCCAATTGAAGTACCTGCTGATATTCCTTATATGCGTGCCAAAAATAGTTGGTTATGCACAATATGTGAGCATGCTTTATGGCGGACAGATCAAGCAAATAAATGAGCATTAATCATCCAAAAAGCCAGACAGCTTGAGCTGTCTGGCTTTTTATTTATAGTCCTTGCTTAAGTAAAGCCGAAGGCTTAGTAATCTTCAGCATATATCGCTCTTAAACGAAAAGATTCATGTTCATCACTAATACTGGTGCAGTAGTACGTATATAATTCATCAGCTATAACGTTTTTTGCAATAAATGCCACTATATAAGAAATAGTATCTAGTGGGGGGCTTTCGCTACCCTCCATACCTAGCAACAGCCCTTTGATATTAAGGTTTTCAGGGAACTGACCAACCAACTCATTAGCTGCATTTTTTATCATATCTGTTTCAAATGCATTTGCTATATGAGTTTGAATAAATTTATATGATTTTTCTCGTTTGAATAAGTTTTTGATATCGTTAACATCTATACCTATTAAGCCACGTGGACTAATATCTAATAATTTAACCACTTGATTTACGTCTTCAGGCTGACATTTAACAATACCCTCTATGATATCTAAGCACTTAAACTCATTATCATCTATTTGCAAACCTACTAGGAAATAAGCCCCTGACTTCTTTTTTAGCTCTTTTAACGCCTTCTCATCCCAGTTATCACTAGTGATAAAACAGCCGATAAAAGACAAAGGGTAGGAATCCATATTTGGTCGATATAAAAGAGCATTAGATATATCATCTATATACGAGTCGTCAAGCTGGTACTTCATAGTCATACTCTCTGGTAACGTATTACTGCATTGACTGTTAGAGGTATAAAATCTAGGCCATCATTTAAATATTATTGACAGCTAATTTATTATAGCTATTGACTTATTTGACTCTGATACTGATTTATCGTATAGCTAATATATTTTTGCAAGTTTTCCATTAGCGTCTCTATCTTTCGAAAATCAACTGAACTATCATTATTGAGGTTGAAAACATCAGTACTTAGTATGGCAAAAGTCATATGCTTTCCTGAACCAAACTTTTTAGGCTTAATAACTTCAAAATCGAAGTTAGGTGCTTGGGCTACAAACAACTTATAAAACTCATTTCTAATCTTTCTACGACCATTTTTACTGGGAACAGAAACTTTAAAGCAAATTTTATCTTGTTCTAGTAGTAAGTAAACATCAACATCATTCACTCTATGTTTGAATGCCCAAAAGCCCATAAAGCCTCCTGACTTATTAGCCACATATTTCCAGTTCCCTTCTCCTAAATATGACTGTAAATATTGAAAAAAACCTATCCATGCACGTTTTCCCCATTCTGCCACTGGTTGGGACTCAAATTTTTGTACTGCACTTTCAATAGACTGAATGTAGTCATAAAAATTAGTATATATATCACTGTATTTTAATACTTCATTTTGTTCATTATCGAAGATGTCTAATAAGTCTTTTCTGACAACAGGATAAAAACCATCTTTTATAACTTTTTTATAACTACTCTGATCATGAGTCTGCAAATAAATAGGGATAATATTATCTTCTTCAAATGTTTGAGAGTGTCCGTTAAGTATAAATTGCTTGTATCGAGTCAACTGCTCGGAATGCTGAACACTACCTACTTTATCCTCGATTAATATACAGTAAGTATCATTAAGGACACATAAGATATCGATATTACTCACATGACGTTGCACTACTATACTGTCAATACTGGTTGGTAGAGTTTTACCAGCTTTATCGAAGAGTAATGCTAAAACACTAATTGCAACTTTATTCAAAGCTTTATGTTTATCATTTCCTGTTTTATAATCTTTCTTCGCCCAAGAAAGAAGCCAACATATAAATGCATCTTGTGACAGCTCAGAGGTAGCAAATTTAAATAAATTAGGTGTTACCATAGTTGTTCCTTAATTACATTACAAAAATATGATTAATATCAATCAGTAACAGTAGTTATTTATTTGGTCATAAATCATCGATAAGCAAAAATACATCCGTCTGCTATCTTTCGTAAACTGCCATCCCATTTTTTAAACGCTCGAGAGTAACTGTTTTTATTTCCAATGGGTCAATAACAACAGACAACTGTGACATAATCACTAACCAACCTTGCAGGTGATTAGTATTAGCAACGGTAGCACAGACTTGATTCCAAATTTTGTCGATAGCAATAATCTTCTAATCAACTAATAATTAGTGCTCATATGAATACTGACGGGCAGACTTTTGAATCTTTAAAATCAGCTCTATATGGCTGTCGTTAGTTGGCTATAACTTACCCAATTTGCGTAAACTCTCTAATGAAAAAGCGTATAGCCCTACCTAATCAAGTATTGGCTTATCTATTATCCTAACCTCGGTAATATGATTTATCGAAAAATTACGATGAGCTTCTAACTGAACCGCCCCGAGATTGTCTTACTCTCTCAGGATCTTAAGACTCCAACAATCCTGAGGCAGTTCACTATAGCGTTGTTTCCGACTTTACTACTTAGCTCTAATATATAAGTGGCTTCATTGATTGTTAAAAAATTATTTAGTTAATAATCCATTATCATTTAACACTTTATAGTACCAATCAAGCTCTGCAATAATTTTATATGCCATTTTTTTATTATGGATTTGTTCCCATGGCTCAGTTTTAGACCACCAATCATGTGGTTCAAAATTATACCAAGCACACCAATAACCTCCTTTTTCTTTGTCTTCTTCTGCTTTTATATTTTCACTAGCAAGACTATGGCCATCTTTACACTTAGTTAGAATTTTTTCATAATATTCATAGTCTGGCTTTACATCATCATTAGCTATAAAAATCCCTAAATAAGGAAAGTTGAAAACCGTACCTCCAAAACCTAAACAAAACTCTAAAGCACTTTCTTTAATATTAAAAGTGATTTGCTCTTCTTTCTTGATACCTTTTAGATTGGTTTTAATCATTGAATAAGGTTTGTTTCCTTTTGCAATGATAGTCGTAAGATCGTGTTGTAACTTCTCAATAAGTTGCTTTTTCATGTCATGAGTACTTAAAGCTATTTTTAATGCGCTAGTTATATTTTCTTGACTAGATAGCATCGTATTTAATACAGACTTCGCTTCATTCATATTTTCTATTCCCATGAACTGTTTTTGAATAAACTTAGTTAGCTGTGCAATAAATTCACTCACACTATGATTTTGGCATTCTACTTGACACGCTTTGAGCCAACCAATCAGATCGCTAAATCTAAGATGACTATATTGATTACTGGTTTTCCAATATTCTAAGGTTTTAGTATCAACACTATATTCACTTGGTACGTCATTATCTTCGTTTAGATAAACAAGATGCCACAGCTTGTGTTTCCTATTTTTAAGTTCAGTAGCATAATCTTTCATTTGGTCAAGTTGATCTGCTGCATAAGGTTTGTTTTCGATACAAATACCGTAGCTGTCATTACCCACCTGACATCTTAAGTAAATATCCATACGACGCTGGGTGTTACTTTTTCCCGTTATTTCTTCAAGAAAAACCTCTGTTTTCTCAAGGTTATTGAGCATTGTCTGCCAGTTATCATCTTTATATATAACAGGCAGACAATGCTCAACGAATAACCTTAAAAAGCTTTCTTGCTGAGCATGACTTCCTTTAGGATCAAGCAGAGCCGCTAGAATACGACTAAGTCCTAATTCATCGGTATTAATATAATCAAAAGTACTGAAGTCTGGAGACAGTTGACGGCTATAGAGTGCTTGCGCTGTCTCTAATGCATTAATCTTTTGGCTCACATCATTGATTAAACTTTGCACGGTACTCATACTCATCTATCCTCTCAAGATCTCACTCGGTTTTATTCACTTATATTGCTGGTCATTGATTTGCTTTAGTATTTTAATAGTGTTTATATCGTAACTGCCTGCGTAGAACTGATATAAAAGTTTCTCAAATACACACTTATTACCAGCAGCAAAAGCAAATAACGTTAGCGAAGATTGCAGCTTCAAGTTATCTGGTGAACCAAAGATATTTAAAGCGCTTTTATCAGGGTGCAACAGTAGTAATTCAGCGCACTCTATCAATTTTGCTCCAAGCACCTCATGCTGCAAATACGCTTTCGCTTGCTCCAGACTCCCTATTGCAAATCGTCGAGACATTTTACTGTGCCCTAATCCTTTCACCTGTGGAAAAATAAACCACATCCAATGCGTACGTTTATGACCTTGGGTCAACTCTTCAATCACTTGTGAATAGATAGTATTTTGAGCTTGGATAAAATCATCAAATAAATCTTTATCTATCGTTGTCATTTTCTGCACTCCTTGCTATTTAATTAATGAGCGTTTGCCTGCCTGCCACGCTCACAACGTACGTAAAACCATATATAGTTAATGCTAGACTAACTAGCCACATATATCGCCCCCATCCAATAATGGTCAGGTTTATCAATCATCCTATTGCCGTAAAACACTTTTGAATCGTCAGCAATCCGACTTTCAACAGCAGTTGTGACGCTAAAGAACTCATCAAGAGATAGCTTATGATCGCTTTCAATATCAAGCATCATATATTGGGTACTAAGACCTTCAGGAATTTGATTGAGCAGATGATTAACGGTACTCTTTATTTGTTCTGAATCTGGTATGTCCGTTGCCCTAGCCTGTATAAAATTGGCAGGCTTTTCAGCCCCGCAAGATTTTTTGATATCATTAACATCTATACCAACCTTATCACGATCAGATAATACTGATTCAAACACGGTTTTTATCTGCCCGACTTCATCAGCTTTGCAAACAATAATACCGTCTATAACCTCGAACCTATCAATGTGCTTATCTGTGGTTTGTAGCGCAAACAATGTGCAACCGACTTGTTGTTGTAGATTTAGCAATGACTGTTCATCCCAACCATCTTCAATAACAATAAACCCAACCTCAGACAAGTGGTAGCTATCTGCTTGCGGTCTATACAAAGTAGCTAAAGGTATGGGCTCTATCTGAAGCTCATCATTACATTCTTTTTTAATATCATTTTTTAGAGTCTGTTTATTTTTAAAAATACTATCTACTGTCATACTCGGCTCCTTTTTAAAATGAAATTATTCATCGGTTTTATAAAGCTGCATCCCACTTTCTAGACGCTCAAGAATAACTGCCTTTAGCTCTAATGGTTCAATGACGACCGACAATTGCGACATACTTACCAGCCAATCTTGCAAACGAGTCGTATTAGCAACTGTAGCGCTGACTTGATTCCAAGTGTCATCGATAATAGTAATTTGCTGATCTATCGATAAGGGACGCTCATAAAGATGCTGACAGGCATATTTCTGTACTTTTAAAATCAGTTTAATCTGGGTATCGTCGGTCGGCTCTAACCTACCCAGTTTATGCAAACTCTTTAACGAAAAAGCATCTCGCCCTACCCAGTCAGGTATTGGCTTATTTATGACGCTAGCTTGGGTAATACGGTTAACTGCAAAATTGCGATGCGCTTTTAACAACTCCTTATCATCGATATGATCGTTTACTGGATAAAAGCCTGTTAGATACATCATGTTATCGATAAATACCAAACCGCACGGATAGATCAACTTTTCACTAGCATTATCGTCCCACTTTTTTTGATAACGAATATGAAGTTGCCTGTTCTCTAACAAGGCTTTATGAATGCTGGTAAGTACCTCACTATTAAGGGTTGGCGCTTGTACGATGCTTGGCAAAGTTATCAGATGCAGCTGCCACTGTCCTAATGAGCTATTGGCGAAAACGTACTGATCTTGACGTTTAATTTGCGATAGCTTAGCAGATATGATCTGCTGCATAGAGACTGGCAAATAGTTAGCGGTGTAATTACTGAGCATCTCCCAAAAAAATACGGTTTGCTCGCTGACAACATCGGTACTAAAGCTTGGCTCAATATAGAAGCGTGCGGTTTGACCGTTGATGTTTTGCTCCCACGCTGGCACTCTGACTAGAGCATCATTATGAAAAATATTATCGAAAATATTTTTTAAGCTGGTCAAATCGTTCTCTAAATTTTTTCGGTCGCTGGCGAAGCAATCAGGATTATCACCATAGGCGCTCATCAGCTCGGTAAGCGAGACAGCTTTAGCTTTATCACGCGGTAGACGTTGATAGAGGATAAACAAGCGCTCTGATTTGGTGTAGCTGGCGATAGGATGATTTGGCATTGTTAAATCGCTTATTTTTAGTTCAATAATTGGTGATTCAACTGATGCTTATCCGCCTCGTAATCGTTTAGAATCGCCATTAATTTAACAATTCTTTCTGATACCTTTTTTATTTCAAAGTCGTTGTACTTCCACATAAACCTCCAAGTATTGCTCCCATCAGATTTGTTCTCGTAGGTCTTAATATTAATTTCGCACTGTTTCAATAAACTATCTACTTGGTCCTTAAAAATTCCATTTTCGTTAAAAAAATCTATATGAATCGTAAAATTCATTTCGTTAGCTTCGTAATTCCTAATACAGAACACCACACATGAAGATGAGTTTTCCCATCTTTCGTTATAAAATCGAATATACGGTTCATAATAATTCCATTTATCAATTTTTGTTTTACCAGAAAAACCTTGCAAACTATTTCTTAAATCAATGTTTATCTTCGCAGCTATTTTAGGAATAATATCCTTATAGAGATATTCACTTAACTTAAAGTAGTCATTTATATTTTTCGTCAAAAACTCAATCTCATCTTCACTTATTTCACCCACGTTATCTAACTCCTTTAAATGTAATAAAAACTCTCTAGCGAACAGACCCCACTTGTTATAGGGGTTATCTAATAACGCCTTTGATAAATGCGGTTCAATAGCTTCTACTAAATTTTGATAAGAAATGCCGTGCCAACCATTATTCTTAATGACATCATCAATTCTACCGTCAAGACAAAGCACTATTTGGACTAAGTTCTTGTCTCGCTCATCTTCTTTTTTATTGTCTGTAATACGGTGCCTACCATAGCTGGTGTAGTCATCAAACGGATTATTTTGCTCATGATAAATCTTACACTCGACTATGATTAAGGCGTCTTTCGTTTCGATTAACAAGTCGATGCGATTGCCTTTGGCGGTTGATACTTCAGTCTCTACATTTTCCAAGCTGCCAAGGGTAGCCATCTTGTTTTTGTTTTCTAATAAATATTTTAGCCCTTTAAAAAAGCAATCTCCTAAATTATGAGCTTTAGCTTTGTCTAGAAAGAAGCTGAGCAGTTCCGTCGTTGGGTTTTCAAAGTGACCACGAGCACCGACATCAAATAGTGTGAGCTCTTTGGTTACGATATCTAGCTGTTTAAACTTATCGAACAGCGCTTTAAAGCTTTTTAGATTAGATCCACTTGCTAAATCAGTCATTTATTTTCCTTAAAATGAATGGGTCTTCAGTAAAACTAACAGGTTGAATAGCCA
This is a stretch of genomic DNA from Psychrobacter alimentarius. It encodes these proteins:
- a CDS encoding PD-(D/E)XK nuclease family protein, whose protein sequence is MVTPNLFKFATSELSQDAFICWLLSWAKKDYKTGNDKHKALNKVAISVLALLFDKAGKTLPTSIDSIVVQRHVSNIDILCVLNDTYCILIEDKVGSVQHSEQLTRYKQFILNGHSQTFEEDNIIPIYLQTHDQSSYKKVIKDGFYPVVRKDLLDIFDNEQNEVLKYSDIYTNFYDYIQSIESAVQKFESQPVAEWGKRAWIGFFQYLQSYLGEGNWKYVANKSGGFMGFWAFKHRVNDVDVYLLLEQDKICFKVSVPSKNGRRKIRNEFYKLFVAQAPNFDFEVIKPKKFGSGKHMTFAILSTDVFNLNNDSSVDFRKIETLMENLQKYISYTINQYQSQISQ
- a CDS encoding PDDEXK-like family protein — protein: MSTVQSLINDVSQKINALETAQALYSRQLSPDFSTFDYINTDELGLSRILAALLDPKGSHAQQESFLRLFVEHCLPVIYKDDNWQTMLNNLEKTEVFLEEITGKSNTQRRMDIYLRCQVGNDSYGICIENKPYAADQLDQMKDYATELKNRKHKLWHLVYLNEDNDVPSEYSVDTKTLEYWKTSNQYSHLRFSDLIGWLKACQVECQNHSVSEFIAQLTKFIQKQFMGIENMNEAKSVLNTMLSSQENITSALKIALSTHDMKKQLIEKLQHDLTTIIAKGNKPYSMIKTNLKGIKKEEQITFNIKESALEFCLGFGGTVFNFPYLGIFIANDDVKPDYEYYEKILTKCKDGHSLASENIKAEEDKEKGGYWCAWYNFEPHDWWSKTEPWEQIHNKKMAYKIIAELDWYYKVLNDNGLLTK
- a CDS encoding DUF1810 domain-containing protein, whose translation is MTTIDKDLFDDFIQAQNTIYSQVIEELTQGHKRTHWMWFIFPQVKGLGHSKMSRRFAIGSLEQAKAYLQHEVLGAKLIECAELLLLHPDKSALNIFGSPDNLKLQSSLTLFAFAAGNKCVFEKLLYQFYAGSYDINTIKILKQINDQQYK
- a CDS encoding helix-turn-helix transcriptional regulator: MPNHPIASYTKSERLFILYQRLPRDKAKAVSLTELMSAYGDNPDCFASDRKNLENDLTSLKNIFDNIFHNDALVRVPAWEQNINGQTARFYIEPSFSTDVVSEQTVFFWEMLSNYTANYLPVSMQQIISAKLSQIKRQDQYVFANSSLGQWQLHLITLPSIVQAPTLNSEVLTSIHKALLENRQLHIRYQKKWDDNASEKLIYPCGLVFIDNMMYLTGFYPVNDHIDDKELLKAHRNFAVNRITQASVINKPIPDWVGRDAFSLKSLHKLGRLEPTDDTQIKLILKVQKYACQHLYERPLSIDQQITIIDDTWNQVSATVANTTRLQDWLVSMSQLSVVIEPLELKAVILERLESGMQLYKTDE
- a CDS encoding PD-(D/E)XK nuclease family protein, with translation MTDLASGSNLKSFKALFDKFKQLDIVTKELTLFDVGARGHFENPTTELLSFFLDKAKAHNLGDCFFKGLKYLLENKNKMATLGSLENVETEVSTAKGNRIDLLIETKDALIIVECKIYHEQNNPFDDYTSYGRHRITDNKKEDERDKNLVQIVLCLDGRIDDVIKNNGWHGISYQNLVEAIEPHLSKALLDNPYNKWGLFAREFLLHLKELDNVGEISEDEIEFLTKNINDYFKLSEYLYKDIIPKIAAKINIDLRNSLQGFSGKTKIDKWNYYEPYIRFYNERWENSSSCVVFCIRNYEANEMNFTIHIDFFNENGIFKDQVDSLLKQCEINIKTYENKSDGSNTWRFMWKYNDFEIKKVSERIVKLMAILNDYEADKHQLNHQLLN